A single Limanda limanda chromosome 19, fLimLim1.1, whole genome shotgun sequence DNA region contains:
- the znf706 gene encoding zinc finger protein 706, whose protein sequence is MARGHQKVQSQQKNAKKQAEMKKGKGQDQKTSAKAALVFSCGVCLSQMPDPKTFKQHFQSKHPKSPLPPELEGVEA, encoded by the exons ATGGCACGTGGGCATCAGAAGGTTCAGTCTCAGCAGAAAAATGCCAAGAAACAGGCAGAGATGAAGAAGGGCAAGGGTCAGGATCAGAAGACGTCGGCCAAGGCGGCCCTCGTGTTCTCCTGCGGCGTGTGCCTG TCCCAGATGCCCGACCCAAAGACCTTCAAGCAGCACTTCCAGAGCAAGCACCCAAAATCTCCTCTACCCCCTGAGTTAGAGGGAGTGGAGGCATAA
- the LOC133025929 gene encoding 14-3-3 protein beta/alpha-1-like: protein MDDKEQLVRKARLAEQTERYEDMAAAMKAVAEMNEELESEDRNLLSVAYKNVVGAKRSSWRVISSIEQKTEEGKNPDVTKYKGEIEEELNTTCKEVLTLLDNHLIPKAVEADSKVFFLKMKGDYYRYLAEVASDKTAIIESSKEAYNQALEISYEKMPPTNPIRLGLALNFSVFYYEIAKCPEEACKLAKDAFDEAVNQLDTVKNETYKDSTLIMQLLRDNLTLWMSDAHGECEGEGEGEAEAEGEQGEKTAEQSTEN from the exons ATGGACGACAAGGAACAGCTGGTACGGAAAGCAAGGTTGGCTGAGCAGACTGAGCGATATGAAGACATGGCAGCAGCCATGAAGGCGGTTGCTGAGATGAATGAGGAGCTGGAGAGTGAGGACCGCAACCTGCTCTCTGTTGCCTACAAGAACGTGGTTGGGGCCAAGAGGTCCTCCTGGAGGGTGATATCCAGCATTGAGCAGAAGACTGAAGAAGGGAAAAACCCTGATGTCACAAAGTACAAGGGGGAAATTGAGGAGGAGCTGAATACTACCTGCAAGGAAGTCCTG ACTCTGCTCGACAATCATCTGATCCCAAAAGCTGTGGAGGCTGACAGCAAAGTTTTCTTCCTGAAGATGAAGGGAGACTACTACCGCTACCTGGCTGAGGTGGCATCCGATAAGACGG CCATTATCGAAAGCTCAAAAGAGGCCTACAATCAGGCCTTGGAAATCAGCTATGAAAAAATGCCACCAACAAATCCCATTCGCCTGGGCCTTGCTCTCAACTTCTCCGTCTTCTACTACGAGATTGCCAAATGTCCAGAAGAAGCCTGCAAGCTGGCCAAGGAT GCCTTTGACGAGGCTGTTAACCAGCTGGACACAGTCAAAAATGAAACCTACAAAGACAGCACCTTGATCATGCAGCTGCTCCGTGACAATCTGACA CTGTGGATGTCGGACGCCCATGGAGAATGCGAGGGCGAAGGCGAGGGCGAAGCCGAGGCTGAGGGAGAACAGGGGGAGAAGACGGCGGAGCAGTCCACTGAGAACTGA